In Bicyclus anynana chromosome 13, ilBicAnyn1.1, whole genome shotgun sequence, a genomic segment contains:
- the LOC112058071 gene encoding serine/threonine-protein kinase PAK 2 — MTGRSGRGVFGKLFSKKQSARDDRVTEIGMPTNVVQHIHVSVNSETGMIEGLPSSWLRQLNAQISPAEQNENPNAAIQAVAFHNFHVLKKEQAEKEPCKPIVTEEAITKEGLEMKKFLAKKNAHQSQDSDISIGQSSEEDVAPTDISQRQTMPAAPIKNSLKKKDAMMDLTAVVEDLSLIGTEPEESPILRKKELMNATLTDEEIYDELRRICNKDDPYVRFERIKQLGAGASGVVFIAIDSKDNSRVAIKDIDLTKQSKKDLILNEINVLKGFNHKNLVNFLDAFLCYDHLWVAMELLDGGSLTDVVTEVVMKEGQIAAVCRETLEAIAFLHSKGTIHRDIKSDNVLLGMDGTVKVTDFGFCANIVGDEKRQTMVGTPYWMAPEVVTRKQYGKKVDVWSLGIMAIEMIEGEPPYMKEAPLRALYLIAAVGRPKIPRWDKLSAEFQDFLDKCLQVDADERATAEELLAHPFLECAAELKSLTPLIKAAQKILHKNFSD; from the exons ATGACGGGACGTTCGGGCCGTGGTGTGTTTGGTAAGCTGTTCTCCAAGAAGCAAAGCGCCAGGGACGACCGTGTTACGGAGATAGGCATGCCAACCAACGTAGTGCAACACATACACGTTAGCGTGAATTCGGAGACGGGCATGATAGAAGGATTACCGTCATCATGGCTGCGGCAATTAAACGCGCAAATATCGCCCGCAGAACAAAACGAGAACCCAAACGCGGCGATCCAAGCCGTGGCGTTCCACAACTTCCacgttttaaaaaaagaacaggCAGAAAAGGAGCCATGCAAGCCCATAGTCACAGAGGAGGCGATCACGAAAGAAGGTTTGGAGATGAAAAAGTTTTTAGCCAAGAAAAATGCTCACCAAAGTCAGGACTCCGATATATCTATAGGCCAGAGTAGTGAGGAGGATGTCGCACCCACTGATATATCTCAGCGGCAGACAATGCCAGCTGCACCTATTAAAAATAGTCTTAAAAAGAAAGACGCAATGATGGATTTAACTGCTGTGGTTGAAGACCTTTCATTGATAGGTACAGAGCCTGAAGAGAGTCCAATATTGAGGAAAAAAGAATTGATGAATGCTACATTGACTGATGAGGAAATATATGATGAGTTAAGGAGGATTTGCAACAAGGATGACCCATATGTTCGGTTTGAGAGGATCAAACAGCTTGGCGCAGGGGCTTCAG GTGTCGTCTTCATCGCTATAGACAGTAAGGACAACTCGCGGGTCGCTATTAAGGACATAGATTTAACCAAACAGTCCAAAAAGGATCTAATACTCAACGAAATTAACGTTCTCAAAGGCTTTAATCACAAAAATCTGGTCAACTTTCTTGATGCCTTCCTATGTTATGATCATCTATGGGTCGCAATGGAGTTACTCGATGGTGGTTCACTAACAGATGTTGTCACAGAAGTTGTTATGAAAGAGGGACAGATAGCCGCGGTGTGTCGGGAGACACTCGAGGCTATAGCTTTCCTTCATTCCAAGGGAACCATTCATAGAGACATAAAATCCGATAACGTTCTCCTAGGAATGGACGGGACGGTGAAGGTAACCGATTTCGGATTCTGCGCGAACATTGTTGGCGACGAGAAACGGCAGACCATGGTCGGGACACCATATTGGATGGCTCCCGAGGTCGTGACAAGAAAGCAGTATGGTAAAAAAGTCGACGTATGGTCTCTAGGGATTATGGCCATTGAAATGATTGAAGGTGAACCTCCATATATGAAAGAAGCGCCTTTGAGAGCATTGTATTTGATAGCTGCTGTGGGTAGACCAAAGATTCCCAGGTGGGACAAACTGTCTGCTGAATTCCAGGACTTTTTGGACAAATGTCTGCAAGTTGACGCAGACGAAAGAGCAACAGCAGAGGAGTTACTAGCACACCCATTCTTGGAATGCGCAGCGGAGTTAAAGTCTTTGACACCCTTGATCAAGGCCGCGCAAAAAATTCTCCACAAGAACTTCTCCGACTGA
- the LOC112058073 gene encoding uncharacterized protein LOC112058073 produces MLIVLITLSIVNSSLSLSTNSALYNEVFAYHTETYLKAEFAYEVVLKIFNAFQQWFFTVTFCEFTYFENRILKYTETFGYGYPVMLLNGCQDSNSTRVKPKLDRHGRTAYIVTSNKLSVENSDIAIDALIKTGVFKRRSAVIFVLNNPVKIDSYFYFTMKMHFELLWSRRITNSIIVLWSNKLKMYTYNPFYQVIKDITNVRDITRLLGEQYDDLNGRELRLSVFRKIYTSSETGPVYCSSRLAKTIMTRINATCKPLAPRDGSTVGDLLENGTATGVTADLLDGYTDLELNSRILKNSYYGYIDTTYPLGQDNLCFLIKKAIQQSAFMTTLQLITVDMVLLFTFNVIVLIGLSVFIRRVEKNIWKIPDKHTTSDTVVELVKCFIRQTVDIKFPGLIYRFVILATMTYSLVVNCAIDVSIFLIIHCIILTISGFSNRF; encoded by the coding sequence ATGCTGATAGTCCTTATAACGCTCAGTATCGTCAACTCCTCTCTTTCTTTGAGCACCAACAGCGCGCTGTACAATGAAGTCTTCGCCTACCACACCGAGACCTATCTCAAGGCAGAATTCGCCTACGAAGTCGTCTTGAAAATCTTCAACGCCTTCCAGCAATGGTTCTTCACTGTCACATTTTGCGAATTCACGTACTTTGAAAACAGGATCTTAAAATACACCGAGACCTTCGGGTATGGATATCCAGTCATGCTTTTGAATGGGTGCCAAGATTCGAATAGCACCCGAGTTAAGCCTAAGCTAGATAGACACGGACGCACCGCATACATTGTGACGTCGAACAAACTATCGGTTGAAAACAGCGACATTGCTATAGATGCCCTGATAAAAACTGGTGTTTTCAAACGAAGATCTGCAGTGATATTTGTCTTAAATAATCCTGTTAAAATTGACAGCTACTTTTACTTCACAATGAAGATGCATTTTGAATTGCTCTGGAGTAGAAGAATAACCAACTCTATAATAGTTCTTTGgtcaaacaaactaaaaatgtatACTTATAACCCTTTCTATCAAGTAATCAAAGACATAACAAATGTGCGTGACATTACCAGATTACTTGGTGAACAATATGACGACCTTAACGGGCGGGAGTTACGTTTAAGTGTTTTCCGAAAAATTTATACTTCGTCTGAAACTGGGCCAGTCTATTGCAGTTCTCGGTTGGCCAAAACAATAATGACACGCATAAATGCAACTTGTAAACCACTAGCTCCTAGAGATGGTAGCACTGTAGGAGACTTGCTAGAAAACGGAACAGCTACTGGAGTAACGGCTGACTTACTAGATGGGTATACAGATTTGGAGTTGAATTCCAGGATCTTGAAAAATTCCTACTATGGCTACATTGACACGACTTATCCCCTTGGTCAagataatctttgctttttgaTAAAAAAGGCCATACAGCAATCAGCATTTATGACCACACTGCAATTAATAACAGTAGATAtggttttactttttactttcaACGTTATAGTTCTTATAGGACTCAGTGTTTTCATACGAAGAGTTGAGAAAAACATTTGGAAAATACCTGATAAGCATACTACGTCAGATACAGTCGTAGAGTTGGTAAAGTGTTTTATAAGACAAACCGTAGATATCAAATTTCCTGGGCTGATCTACAGATTTGTCATTTTAGCTACTATGACATATTCTTTGGTTGTGAATTGCGCTAttgatgtaagtatttttttgataatccATTGTATTATTCTTACCATTTCTGGCTTTTCTAatcgtttttaa